One Candida dubliniensis CD36 chromosome 1, complete sequence genomic region harbors:
- a CDS encoding autophagy-related E2-like conjugation enzyme, putative (Similar to S. cerevisiae ATG3;~Similar to C. albicans ATG3) codes for MSLRSKLSSLREYLTPINHNSNFVTTGEISPEEFVKAGDYLVYKFPTWQWGTDCPKNLQKSFLPPDKQYLVTRHVPSYQRASNYLTGEDKKDGNPEEEDEEEDEEGWVKSKKIHRVIDDDSYGTQINKSEEINDIDEFIDENAEEQEQEYDESEDHQLEDDDFDDLDIINDSKNNKLRRFDLYITYSTSYRVPKLYLVGFDSNGIPLLPQQMFEDINSDYKDKTATIENLPVAHNTTSVSIHPCKHSSVMKVLMKHSKLNKKNLQQKDDSLSNGLNKLSVNEKGTTKEENSQSHDNEEEDEEGIRVDHYLIIFLKFIASVTPGIEYDYTMDAL; via the coding sequence ATGTCATTAAGATCgaaattatcatcattacgAGAATATCTTACTCCTATCAATCataattctaattttgTCACTACAGGAGAAATTAGTCCTGAAGAATTTGTTAAAGCTGGAGATTATTTAGTTTATAAATTTCCAACGTGGCAATGGGGTACTGATTGTCctaaaaatttacaaaaatcatttttacCCCCAGATAAACAATATCTTGTTACTAGACATGTTCCTAGTTATCAAAGAGCATCTAATTATCTTACTGGTGAAGATAAAAAAGATGGAAAcccagaagaagaagatgaggAAGAAGATGAGGAAGGGTGGGtgaaatcaaagaaaattcaTAGAGtgattgatgatgattcatATGGAACACAAATTAATAAGagtgaagaaattaatgacattgatgaatttattgatgaaaatgctgaagaacaagaacaagaatatGACGAATCTGAAGATCATCAATTGGAAGATGATGActttgatgatttagatattatcaatgattctaaaaataataaattacgaagatttgatttatatataaCTTATTCAACTTCTTATCGAGTTccaaaattatatttagtTGGATTTGATTCTAATGGTATTCCATTATTACCACAGCAAATGTTTGAAGATATAAATTCTGATTATAAAGATAAAACCGCCACAATTGAGAATTTACCCGTTGCTCATAACACAACTTCAGTATCAATACATCCTTGTAAACATTCATCAGTTATGAAAGTACTTATGAAacattcaaaattgaataaaaaaaatttacaacAGAAAGATGATAGTCTAAGTAATggtttaaataaattatcagTTAATGAAAAAGGTACCACAAAGGAAGAAAATTCACAATCACACGATAATGAGGAAGAAGATGAGGAAGGTATTAGAGTTgatcattatttgattatatttttgaagTTTATTGCCAGTGTTACTCCAGGTATTGAATATGATTATACTATGGATGCATTATGA
- a CDS encoding phospholipid:diacylglycerol acyltransferase, putative (Similar to S. cerevisiae LRO1;~Similar to C. albicans LRO1), which produces MSSLKNRKSTTDKDQNATTTTTSSSSSSSKVTKNNELKDNVETTSFETDDKITKPVLEDEPSKHHHHHHHEHDHEHDHNNNNNDKESTSMSRTNSLQKKHHNKKLVKHHSKKKITESRRVMFIFGALIGLILAALFTTNSESFTKDLDKLVNLDQFSDIFDDWKDLKNLKGLLPNGIQSLLQDKGVNSQDDGFNGSAESFSVGLRLENSKNFTAEHNVVMVPGVISTGLESWGTTTTGDCPSIGHFRKRLWGSFYMLRTMVLDKTCWLRHIMLDTTTGLDPPNIKVRAAQGFEAADFFMAGYWIWNKILQNLAVIGYGPNNMLSASYDWRLTYIDLEKRDGYFSKLKAQVEIVKQLTGKKSVLVGHSMGSQIIYYFLKWVEANGEYYGNGGPNWVEEYVEAFVDISGSSLGTPKAIPALISGEMKDTVQLNALAVYGLEQFFSRRERVDMLRSFGGIASMIPKGGDKIWGNLTYAPDDEIVAFDTEKEDIGEKKRSFGSFIKYKAVNDTSREVTIDQSIEDLLGNSPDWYSKRVRENYSFGIAHTKEELEKNNHDQSKWSNPLEAALPKAPSLKVYCFYGVGNPTERAYKYVPADKSTKLDYVIDADSPDGVVLGDGDGTVSLLTHTMCHEWQKGDKSRYNPANVNVTIVEIKHEPDRFDLRGGAKTAEHVDILGSAELNELVLTVAAGKGDTIQNRYVSNLKKIVENMHL; this is translated from the coding sequence ATGTCAAGTTtgaaaaatagaaaatccACTACTGATAAGGACCAAAatgccaccaccaccaccacatcatcatcatcatcatcatcgaAAGTTACCAAAAAcaatgaattgaaagatAACGTCGAAACAACTTCATTTGAAACTGATGACAAAATCACAAAACCGGTTTTAGAAGATGAACCCTCAAAacaccatcaccaccaccaccatgAACACGATCATGAACACgaccacaacaacaacaacaacgacaaaGAATCAACATCAATGTCAAGAACCAATTCACTTCAAAAAAAGCAtcataataaaaaattggtaaaGCACCAtctgaaaaagaaaataaccGAATCCAGACGAGTTATGTTTATATTTGGGGCATTGATTGGATTAATTCTAGCAGCATTATTCACCACCAATTCTGAATCATTTACAAAGgatcttgataaattagTCAATCTTGATCAATTTAGCGATATTTTTGATGATTGgaaagatttgaaaaatttgaaaggATTATTACCTAATGGGATTCAATCATTATTACAAGATAAAGGTGTCAATTCTCAAGATGATGGATTCAATGGATCTGCTGAATCTTTTAGTGTTGGATTAAGACTTGAAAATCTGAAAAATTTCACTGCTGAACATAATGTGGTTATGGTTCCTGGGGTGATTTCTACGGGGTTAGAATCTTGGGGGACAACCACTACAGGAGATTGCCCATCAATTGGTCATTTTCGGAAAAGATTATGGGGGTCATTTTATATGTTAAGAACTATGGTTTTAGATAAAACTTGTTGGCTTAGACATATAATGTTGGATACCACCACCGGATTAGATCCTCCTAATATTAAAGTTAGAGCTGCTCAAGGGTTTGAAGCAGCAGATTTTTTCATGGCCGGGTATTGGATTTGGAATaaaattttacaaaatttaGCTGTGATTGGATATGGACCTAACAATATGCTTAGTGCCTCGTATGATTGGAGATTAACCTATATTGATTTAGAGAAAAGAGATGGatatttttctaaattaaAGGCACAAGTTGAAATCGTCAAACAATTGACCGGTAAAAAATCTGTGTTGGTGGGTCATTCAATGGGTTcacaaattatttattattttttgaaatggGTTGAAGCTAATGGTGAATATTATGGGAATGGTGGACCTAATTGGGTCGAAGAATACGTTGAGGCATTTGTTGACATTAGTGGATCTTCTTTAGGTACACCAAAGGCTATTCCAGCATTAATTTCTGGTGAGATGAAAGACACTGTACAATTGAATGCATTAGCAGTATATGGATTGGAACAATTTTTCAGTAGACGTGAAAGAGTCGATATGTTGAGATCATTTGGTGGGATTGCTAGTATGATACCTAAAGGTGGTGACAAAATATGGGGGAATTTGACTTATGCAcctgatgatgaaatagTGGCATTTGATACTGAAAAGGAAGACATTGGAGAAAAGAAACGATCATTTGGgtcatttattaaatacaAAGCCGTCAATGATACTTCTAGAGAAGTAACTATCGATCAAAGtattgaagatttattgGGAAATTCACCAGATTGGTATTCTAAACGAGTTCGTGaaaattattcatttgGTATTGCTCatacaaaagaagaattagaaaagaataatcaTGATCAACTGAAATGGTCTAATCCATTAGAAGCAGCATTACCAAAAGCACCAAGTTTGAAAGTTTATTGCTTTTATGGTGTTGGTAATCCAACTGAAAGGGCTTATAAATACGTACCGGCagataaatcaacaaaGCTTGATTATGTGATTGATGCTGATTCTCCTGATGGAGTTGTTCTTGGGGATGGTGATGGGACAGTTTCATTGTTAACCCATACAATGTGTCATGAATGGCAAAAAGGTGATAAATCAAGATATAACCCGGCAAATGTCAATGTCACCattgttgaaattaaaCATGAACCTGATAGATTTGATTTAAGAGGAGGAGCCAAGACTGCTGAACATGTTGATATTTTAGGTAGTGctgaattgaatgaattggTATTGACTGTTGCTGCTGGTAAAGGAGATACGATACAAAATCGATACGTTAGtaatttgaagaaaattgTAGAAAATATGCATTTGTAA
- a CDS encoding tail-anchored outer mitochondrial membrane GTPase, mitrochondrial morphology regulator, putative (Similar to S. cerevisiae GEM1 (GON1)), whose protein sequence is MSPDAIRVVVCGDDAVGKSSLITSLIKETIIEPQTNNVLPPITISRNDYIESSQSQEYLNDQEHHQHQSPISTTRTKRKNNHNHKRERERERESSINNVQPNEISEYIPNITTIIDTTSSDMTNLQKELKRADVIWLVYSDHYTYERISLHWMPLFRSMGVNLPIILCANKSDLFSKSSLKSTNSDEFVPLINEFKEIEAGVRCSAKNNYNVVEAFYLCQRAVTHPISPIFDAKEGNLKPGAIKPLKRIFCLSDTDQDGYLNFEELSELHKKCFGIEASESDYEEIVNMIDQKILPTYNATTMETETVPQHSQPTTVSNGSDGTTTSKGISEDGFILLNKIYAESGRHETVWCILRAYHYTNSLSLSDKFLYPRLDVNPHSSVELSPTGYKFFVDLFIKFDKDNDGGLNEDELNNLFRSTPGIPNLWVESNFPSSIVCNEEGYITLQGWLAQWNLTTFLSYKTTLEYLAYLGFDEGNSTKALKVTKPRKIRQKNGKTYRNAVNDRNVFNCFIVGAPKAGKSSLLESFLHGNYSDIYSPTIKPRLVVKDIELRGGKQCYLILEELGELEPAILENKSRLDQCDVICYAYDSSDPESFQYLVELREKHGHLLDEVPAVFVALKADLDKQQQRCDVQPENYTRDLFLNSPLHVSLAWNSSLHEMFIQLVDAAKTPSSATPGIELEVTADQEDIKHIVMTGAAITVVGLVSIWVLNSLRR, encoded by the coding sequence ATGTCTCCAGATGCAATTCGAGTTGTAGTTTGTGGAGATGATGCAGTTGGGAAATCATCATTGATTACCTCATTGATTAAAGAAACCATAATTGAAccacaaacaaataatgttttaccaccaataacaatatctcgaaatgattatattgaaaGCAGTCAAAGTCAAGAATATCTTAATGATCAAGAACATCACCAACATCAACTGCCTATTTCAACAACTAGAACCAAACGGaaaaacaaccacaaccatAAACGTGAACGTGAACGGGAACGGGAATCTTCAATTAACAATGTACAACCTAATGAAATCCTGGAATATATCCCCAatataacaacaatcatTGATACAACATCATCAGATATGActaatttacaaaaagaattaaaacgAGCTGATGTTATTTGGTTGGTTTATTCTGATCATTATACTTATGAACGGATTTCATTACATTGGATGCCATTATTTCGATCTATGGGAGTTAATTTACCAATTATATTATGTGCTAATAAATCAGatttattttctaaatcaagtttaaaatcaactaattctgatgaatttgttccacttattaatgaatttaaagaaattgaagcTGGAGTTCGATGTAGTgctaaaaataattataatgttgttgaagCATTTTATTTATGTCAACGAGCGGTGACTCATCCTATTTCACCAATTTTTGATGCTAAAGAAGGAAATTTGAAACCTGGAGCAATTAAACCTTTGAAGagaattttttgtttaagtGATACTGATCAAGATggatatttaaattttgaagaattatcCGAATTACATAAGAAATGCTTTGGTATAGAAGCTAGTGAATCGGATTATGAAGAAATTGTCAATATGAttgatcaaaaaattttaccAACTTATAATGCTACAACAATGGAAACAGAAACAGTACCACAACATTCACAACCAACAACTGTTAGTAATGGTTCTGATGGTACAACTACAAGCAAAGGTATATCAGAAGAtggatttattttattgaataaaatcTATGCTGAATCAGGAAGACATGAAACTGTATGGTGTATATTACGAGCTTATCATTATaccaattcattatcattaagTGATAAATTCTTATATCCTCGATTAGATGTTAATCCTCATTCTAGTGTTGAATTAAGTCCTACCGGATATAAATTTTTcgttgatttatttattaaatttgataaagaCAATGATGGTGGAttaaatgaagatgaattaaataatttattccGATCGACTCCAGGGATTCCTAACTTATGGGTTGAATCGAATTTCCCTTCATCTATTGTTTGTAATGAAGAAGGATATATTACATTACAAGGATGGTTGGCACAATGGAATTTAACTACTTTTTTAAGTTATAAAACCACCTTAGAATATTTGGCCTATTTAGGATTTGATGAAGGGAATTCAACCAAGGCTCTTAAAGTGACTAAGCCAAGGAAAATTAGACAGAAAAATGGTAAAACTTATCGGAATGCGGTTAATGATAGAAATgtattcaattgttttataGTGGGTGCGCCGAAAGCTGGGAAAAGTTCATTATTGGAACTGTTTTTACATGGTAATTATAGTGATATTTATTCCCCAACGATTAAACCAAGATTAGTAGTTAAAGATATAGAATTACGTGGGGGGAAACAAtgttatttgattttggaagAATTAGGGGAATTAGAACCAGCAATATTGGAAAATAAATCTCGATTGGATCAATGTGATGTGATTTGTTATGCTTACGACTCTTCTGATCCAGAAAGTTTCCAATATCTTGTTGAATTACGAGAAAAACATGGTCATTTATTAGATGAAGTACCAGCAGTATTTGTTGCATTAAAAGCCGATTTggataaacaacaacaacgatgTGATGTCCAACCAGAAAATTATACTcgtgatttatttttaaattcacCATTACATGTTTCATTAGCATGGAATTCTTCTCTTCATGAAATGTTTATTCAGTTGGTTGATGCTGCTAAAACCCCATCTAGTGCCACACCGGGAATTGAATTAGAAGTGACAGCAGATCAAGAAGATATTAAACATATAGTTATGACAGGAGCAGCAATAACTGTGGTGGGATTGGTATCAATCTGGGTACTAAATAGTCTTCGACGATAA
- a CDS encoding ribosome biogenesis [nuclear export] protein, putative (Similar to S. cerevisiae RRS1;~Similar to C. albicans RRS1), giving the protein MSSEKEYKPVTVDKPIPNTYDLGNLATFDPNPLDNEKLLSKDESIKEDHLQSVTRDNVQLLINQILSLPVKTTTETHGSSTGQNSTMTLIQLPEPTTILPREKPIPKAKPLTKWQQFAARKGIKPKTKDGKMVYDENTGEWVPKWGYKGKNKSIDDQWLVEVDDKVKNTEDELIDPRTLKRAERKKLIKKNELQHKRNLRNQGAA; this is encoded by the coding sequence ATGTCatcagaaaaagaatataaacCAGTGACAGTTGACAAACCAATACCAAACACCTATGATCTTGGTAATTTAGCAACATTTGATCCTAACCCATtagataatgaaaaattattatcgaAAGATGAATCAATAAAAGAAGATCATCTCCAATCAGTGACTAGAGATAAtgttcaattattaataaatcaaatattatcTTTACCAGTAAAGACCACTACAGAAACACATGGATCTTCCACGGGACAAAATTCCACCATGactttaattcaattacccgaaccaacaacaatattacCTAGAGAAAAACCTATTCCTAAAGCCAAACCCCTTACTAAATGGCAACAATTTGCTGCTAGAAAAGGAATTAAACCCAAAACTAAAGATGGGAAAATGGTTTATGATGAAAATACTGGTGAATGGGTACCTAAATGGGGGTATAAAGGGAAAAATAAACTGATTGATGATCAATGGTTAGTTGAAGTTGATGATAAAGTGAAAAATACTGAagatgaattgattgatccAAGAACTTTAAAACGTGctgaaagaaagaagttgattaagaaaaatgaattacAACACAAACGAAATTTAAGAAATCAAGGTGCTGCCTAA
- a CDS encoding RNA polymerase I transcription factor subunit, putative (Similar to S. pombe SPP27;~spliced gene) — MANTKFDSEEFLPTIDAILSVANLEEITVKRIRNALQELFEVDLTPNKKQINEVILQRYHDLVDRRENDEKWKQEIDRKEMERQDALLAARLSREEMSRFGKRTIRKATQAASKSKSSKSKSNTKRSAPNNAFNREMALSPELANVIGVDKCSRPQVVKLLWAYIKDHNLQNPQDKRQIECDEKLQKLFKKKSVGAFHMNKILSDHIFKPEDWETSFSSVGFGSSMTEEEPQPEPDTTEDFVTSVKEESVSEEE; from the exons ATGGCTAATACTAAATTTGATTCCGAGGAATTCCTTCCTACAATTGAC GCCATTTTGAGTGTTGCTAATTTGGAAGAAATAACAGtgaaaagaataagaaatgcattacaagaattatttgaagTGGATCTAACTCCAAATAAG aaacaaattaatgaaGTGATATTACAACGTTACCATGATTTAGTCGATAGACgagaaaatgatgaaaaatgGAAACAAGAAATAGACAGGAAAGAAATGGAAAGACAAGATGCTCTTTTAGCAGCAAGGTTACTGAGAGAAGAAATGAGTAGGTTTGGGAAACGAACCATTCGTAAAGCAACACAAGCTgcatcaaaatcaaaatcatcgAAATCAAAGTCTAATACAAAGCGCCTGGCCCCTAACAATGCTTTCAATAGAGAAATGGCATTATCTCCAGAATTGGCCAATGTGATTGGTGTTGATAAATGTTCAAGACCACAGGTGGTGAAACTTTTATGGGCATATATTAAAGATcataatttacaaaatcCTCAAGATAAACGACAAATTGAATGTGATGAGAAATTgcaaaaattatttaagaAAA aaaGTGTTGGTGCATTCCATATGAATAAAATTCTAAGTGATCATATTTTTAAACCAGAAGATTGGGAAACAAGTTTTTCTTCAGTCGGGTTTGGTAGTAGTATGactgaagaagaaccaCAACCAGAACCAGATACCACAGAAGACTTTGTAACCAGTGTCAAAGAGGAAAGTGTTTCTGAAGAGGAATAA